A section of the Oncorhynchus gorbuscha isolate QuinsamMale2020 ecotype Even-year linkage group LG04, OgorEven_v1.0, whole genome shotgun sequence genome encodes:
- the LOC124034163 gene encoding max dimerization protein 1-like — MAAIEMVQMLIEAAEYLDRREREAEHGYASMLPFTSSKEKDSLKRKNKSKKNSNSRSTHNEMEKNRRAHLRLCLERLKSLVPLGPDSNRHTTLSLLMRAKKHIVRLEESERRAQHTLDQLQREQRHLQRRLEQLGVERTRMDSTGSIVSSDNPDSDQEEELDVDVEGTDYLLGDLEWSTSSVSDSDERGSLRSSCSDEGYSSASLRLRMQNQNTQEKAEQLGCSL; from the exons ATGGCGGCGATCGAAATGGTGCAGATGTTGATCGAAGCAGCAGAATACCTTGATCGCAGAGAAAGAG AAGCAGAACATGGCTATGCCTCCATGTTACCGTTCACCAGCAGCAAAGAGAAGGACAGCTTGAAACGGAAAAACAAAAGCAAGAAGAACTCCAATAGCAG ATCTACACACAACGAGATGGAGAAAAACAG acgCGCACACCTACGGCTGTGTTTAGAGCGACTGAAATCCCTCGTTCCATTGGGACCAGACTCCAACAGGCATACCACGCTCAGCCTGCTGATGAGGGCCAAGAAACACATTGTG AGGTTGGAGGAGAGCGAGCGGAGAGCCCAGCATACCTTAGACCAGctgcagagagagcagaggcacCTGCAACGGCGTCTGGAGCAGCTGGGGGTGGAGAGAACACGCATGGACAGCACAGGATCCATTGTCTCCTCCGACAATCCTGACTCAGACCAGG AGGAGGAGCTGGATGTGGATGTGGAGGGTACTGACTACCTGCTGGGGGATCTGGAGTGGAGCACCAGCAGTGTCAGTGACTCTGATGAGCGGGGCAGCCTGCGTAGCAGCTGCAGTGACGAGGGATACTCCAGCGCCAGCCTGCGCCTGCGCATGCAGAACCAAAACACTCAGGAGAAGGCCGAGCAGCTGGGCTGCAGCCTATAA